In Drosophila simulans strain w501 chromosome X, Prin_Dsim_3.1, whole genome shotgun sequence, one DNA window encodes the following:
- the LOC27208222 gene encoding ras-related protein Rab-35, which produces MSNFQYLFKVLIVGDTGVGKSSLLMRFTENKFLENYICTVSLDIRASYVELLEGKMMLEVWDTTGDERLKSAMPAFYRGAHGVLLVYDITSSKSFENIGGWLKEIMRMCPDKLNVVLVGNKCDDLDHRQVDPEQAFQYARRRGFHSAEVSAKSGENVYNLFRSLTFDMHDRIVRHGRFEDIRELPDEPINPADTDRQGGNDPNTCC; this is translated from the coding sequence ATGAGCAACTTCCAGTACCTGTTTAAGGTTCTCATCGTGGGTGACACCGGCGTGGGCAAATCCTCCCTGTTGATGCGTTTCACAGAGAACAAATTCCTCGAGAACTACATATGCACGGTGAGCTTGGATATCAGGGCGAGCTACGTGGAGCTGCTCGAGGGTAAGATGATGCTGGAGGTCTGGGACACCACCGGCGACGAGCGCTTGAAGTCGGCGATGCCGGCCTTTTATCGTGGTGCCCATGGCGTACTGCTCGTTTACGACATAACGTCGTCCAAAAGTTTCGAAAACATCGGTGGCTGGCTGAAGGAGATAATGCGCATGTGTCCGGATAAGCTGAACGTCGTGCTGGTGGGGAACAAGTGTGATGATCTGGACCATCGCCAGGTGGACCCTGAGCAGGCCTTCCAATATGCCCGTCGTCGGGGATTCCACTCTGCTGAGGTTTCCGCCAAGAGTGGCGAGAATGTATATAACTTATTCCGTTCGTTGACATTTGACATGCACGATCGTATTGTGCGTCACGGGAGGTTCGAGGACATTAGAGAGCTACCGGATGAACCAATTAATCCAGCTGACACAGATCGCCAGGGGGGCAATGACCCCAATACCTGCTGTTAA
- the LOC6725604 gene encoding uncharacterized protein LOC6725604, producing the protein MEEEPVANENGFQIIVSDTIGQKTNRVDNDKAPNPFSRSTYPESGDGGILQRYMAETQLIALVRNQPLLYDPRHPKFHDVAQREKKWKKIAHRLATNMDNCMTAWSELRYKFQRHVRRLRAFHRSAIQSDRAALRPWRPCMQYEEEMRFLYPHVSRYPLIVDKAQPTEIIETEQVVASETLPDVELVEVPPVDIIDVDLEEDPTYNYRCSKLQRRLIEAVNAYPLLYDTTYTGYQNTRHRGLIWSAISNEVHDKATKLMKCWLKLQTRYEWELIHRPRNIGTSELCRLMDFMEPHIQRMRGTVCKASKYLQNGWHEPIEHFHSVVALINTMRSMPELVQLTEDSLYKKVKPPRYDELWQKVGMEVMSGHERCEVTWLLLRAFYHELQAMRLSGYQLQDKWFFEGSISQALTHVASYSTARPALKRTANGAITLAGEPPAKIQALARMPLAIVYPPTTKGSSTSISNSASTATSIGPTFPNVRRSSGPAITNTSAAATNSVSSSVSTDQVHTTFVIPKITSAISVSSAYKIPPKLSPNVRISSKAAGAMGTGVSPIVTTNQMAGLNAKPQIPGLQVKLHTKTQMPSIPQMAPVVPRTVIRTTNPTNPAQTQDRVYGGPVSTQVDLLSGTLRSQNPSSIRSPPTQHTLPNFVPITTQSNITAKSNLPTPTAAPMVQIHQPFSKPMGSLSTTSSPAAAPIAPPGEPARAKTIPTKSKLPATTLANPKKYQPIVPAAVPTATRMAKPAAEPATELPVPTPPTATGQKTRVIRKTPLFPKSATQAASDKYATIRGTLASQAKSVGAALETVDMDNISAPVATPAKLPTVAKATTASQSAKEATAAGSASLGSQPEQLPLGDITVCLHENATTGNVLQIWCCNQATRYNLNMVRTATLIREVMAVPQLHNDNPQLADKCVEFWQAIAKKFHMPEEALRACWQFLASNMSVFPMIAPMSELMRPFKASVKVWEKSNRLFGKFDEIALKYQWLKHKDVLPAVIRFFAKHEHLYSDLRKPRPGEDAQASPQLTNQEKQEVWREARLKFPNLNHRDIWSMFKFAFRTYLDDLERGIENPWPHNWWQALEQLRFLVNVRYHPLEPYYYIVHNKISEEVKRCSMYEALTSSDPTDKTKSAPTSLLTGLTKEPMPWETEEAKRLLTGKLNSVRSVATLTQITPAPAPAPASAPDAQPIPVPDGVSVPKETSESEPASNATVKSHKDKNISTARKRSTPARNDTCPNLSPIEAFELCKQLRSQPNTYERASTLDKRTAWVRVSKELNATVTDCRLGLQYALREMRNLKMADPNNQCTMGHKYLHHMSEIYKQVKPNAQLTVRTPQQLNQLNKSLAKNTEEVKPLEFLPEINLSTCSPDLVVKNWSYAVGNLSTASQDALLGKMTQLFSKYAKKANPPPP; encoded by the exons ATGGAGGAGGAGCCTGTTGCCAACGAAAATGGTTTCCAGATCATTGTTT CTGACACAATTGGTCAAAAGACGAATCGCGTGGATAACGATAAGGCCCCAAATCCGTTCAGCAGAAGCACTTATCCGGAATCTGGGGATGGCGGCATCCTGCAAAGATATATGGCTGAGACGCAGCTCATCGCTTTGGTACGCAACCAGCCGCTATTGTATGACCCCCGGCATCCGAAATTCCACGACGTCGCTCAAAGggagaaaaaatggaaaaaaatcgCCCACCGCCTGGCAACTAATATGGACAACTGCATGACAGCCTGGTCAGAGCTGCGCTATAAATTTCAGCGCCATGTTCGTCGTCTAAGGGCCTTTCATCGCAGTGCCATCCAAAGCGATCGGGCGGCCCTGCGTCCGTGGCGTCCTTGCATGCAATACGAGGAGGAGATGCGCTTCCTGTATCCCCATGTGTCCAGATACCCACTGATTGTCGACAAGGCCCAGCCGACAGAGATTATTGAAACAGAGCAGGTGGTTGCGAGTGAAACCCTGCCCGATGTGGAGTTGGTGGAGGTTCCGCCAGTTGACATCATAGATGTTGATCTCGAGGAGGACCCCACCTATAACTACCGTTGCAGCAAGTTACAGCGTCGCCTCATAGAGGCAGTCAATGCCTATCCCCTTCTGTACGATACCACGTATACGGGCTATCAGAACACACGACATCGCGGTCTAATCTGGAGTGCCATTTCCAACGAAGTCCATGACAAAGCCACCAAGCTGATGAAGTGCTGGCTAAAGCTGCAGACTCGCTACGAATGGGAGTTAATCCATCGCCCACGTAATATCGGCACTTCGGAGCTGTGCCGGTTGATGGACTTTATGGAACCGCACATACAGCGCATGCGCGGCACCGTATGCAAGGCTTCCAAGTACCTGCAAAACGGTTGGCACGAGCCCATCGAGCACTTCCACAGCGTGGTGGCGCTGATCAACACGATGCGCAGCATGCCAGAACTAGTTCAGCTGACGGAGGACTCACTGTACAAAAAGGTGAAACCGCCGCGCTACGACGAGCTCTGGCAGAAGGTCGGCATGGAAGTGATGAGCGGTCACGAGCGCTGCGAGGTCACCTGGCTGTTGCTGCGCGCCTTTTACCACGAATTGCAGGCCATGCGCTTATCCGGCTATCAGCTGCAAGACAAGTGGTTCTTTGAGGGCTCCATAAGTCAAGCCCTAACGCACGTTGCCTCTTATTCCACGGCCCGTCCCGCACTAAAGCGCACTGCCAACGGCGCCATAACATTGGCGGGGGAGCCTCCGGCCAAAATACAGGCGCTGGCACGTATGCCATTGGCTATTGTCTATCCGCCCACCACAAAAGGCAGCAGCACAAGCATTTCTAACAGTGCAAGCACTGCCACAAGCATTGGCCCCACCTTCCCCAATGTCAGGAGGTCCTCTGGGCCAGCCATTACCAACACATCCGCCGCCGCAACCAACAGCGTCAGTTCGAGTGTATCGACCGATCAAGTTCACACCACGTTTGTGATTCCCAAGATCACGTCCGCCATCAGTGTGAGCTCGGCATATAAGATACCCCCAAAGCTTTCGCCCAACGTACGAATTTCGTCCAAGGCGGCGGGAGCTATGGGAACGGGCGTGTCCCCCATTGTCACCACCAATCAGATGGCGGGCTTAAATGCAAAGCCACAGATTCCTGGCTTACAGGTTAAGCTCCATACGAAGACTCAAATGCCCAGTATCCCTCAAATGGCACCAGTAGTCCCCCGCACTGTAATTCGAACGACGAATCCAACCAATCCAGCTCAAACTCAAGACAGGGTATACGGAGGGCCAGTATCGACACAGGTAGACCTGCTAAGCGGAACGCTTAGATCACAAAATCCATCGTCAATACGTTCACCACCTACGCAACATACACTGCCCAATTTTGTACCAATAACAACACAATCGAATATTACTGCTAAAAGCAATCTGCCAACACCCACTGCAGCTCCTATGGTACAAATACACCAGCCGTTCAGCAAGCCAATGGGATCACTGTCAACCACATCTTcgcctgcagctgctcctaTTGCACCACCTGGGGAACCAGCGAGAGCAAAAACAATACCAACAAAGTCCAAATTGCCAGCAACAACACTAGCAAACCCCAAAAAATATCAACCAATCGTACCGGCAGCAGTACCTACAGCAACCAGGATGGCTAAACCTGCAGCAGAACCAGCAACTGAGCTACCTGTACCTACGCCACCAACCGCCACTGGACAAAAAACTCGAGTCATACGTAAAACACCATTATTTCCTAAATCTGCAACACAAGCTGCATCTGACAAATATGCCACAATACGGGGCACATTAGCAAGCCAGGCTAAATCTGTGGGAGCAGCACTAGAAACAGTGGACATGGATAACATATCAGCACCAGTGGCAACACCAGCCAAATTGCCGACTGTAGCCaaggcaacaacagcatcgCAGTCAGCTAAGGAAGCAACTGCAGCCGGATCCGCATCTCTTGGCAGTCAGCCGGAGCAATTGCCGCTCGGCGACATAACCGTGTGTCTGCACGAGAATGCCACCACTGGGAATGTATTGCAAATTTGGTGCTGCAACCAGGCTACTCGGTATAATCTTAATATGGTTAGGACGGCGACGCTGATCCGCGAGGTGATGGCTGTGCCGCAGCTGCACAACGATAATCCACAGTTGGCGGACAAGTGCGTTGAGTTCTGGCAGGCTATCGCCAAGAAGTTTCACATGCCAG AGGAAGCTTTGCGCGCATGCTGGCAATTTTTGGCGAGCAACATGAGTGTGTTCCCTATGATTGCGCCGATGTCGGAACTGATGCGCCCGTTTAAGGCCAGCGTAAAAGTGTGGGAAAAATCGAATCGCTTGTTTGGCAAATTTGACGAGATAGCGCTAAAGTACCAGTGGTTGAAGCACAAGGACGTATTGCCGGCAGTAATACGCTTCTTCGCGAAGCACGAGCATCTCTACAGCGATTTGCGCAAGCCGCGACCTGGCGAAGATGCTCAAGCTTCGCCCCAGTTAACGAATCAGGAGAAGCAGGAGGTGTGGCGGGAGGCCCGCCTTAAATTCCCAAATC TCAATCATCGGGATATTTGGTCAATGTTTAAGTTCGCCTTCCGCACATACCTGGATGATCTGGAGCGCGGCATCGAAAATCCCTGGCCACATAACTGGTGGCAGGCACTGGAGCAACTCAGGTTTCTGGTCAATGTGCGCTACCATCCGCTCGAGCCCTACTACTATATAGTGCACAACAAGATATCAGAGGAGGTGAAGCGCTGCAGCATGTACGAGGCTCTAACGTCCTCCGATCCTACCGATAAGACCAAATCCGCACCGACCAGCCTTTTAACGGGCCTTACCAAAGAACCCATGCCATGGGAGACGGAGGAGGCCAAGCGCTTGCTTACCGGCAAGTTGAATAGCGTGCGAAGTGTTGCTACGCTCACTCAAATTACTCCAGCTCCGGCTCCGGCTCCGGCTTCGGCACCCGATGCCCAACCTATTCCTGTACCTGATGGCGTTTCCGTGCCCAAAGAGACAAGCGAAAGCGAGCCAGCGTCAAACGCCACCGTCAAGTCTCATAAAGACAAGAATATCTCGACCGCCCGAAAGCGGTCGACCCCAGCGAGAAATGACACCTGCCCCAATCTATCCCCCATTGAGGCGTTTGAGTTGTGTAAGCAACTACGTAGCCAACCAAACACCTACGAGCGGGCGAGCACTCTGGACAAGCGAACCGCCTGGGTTCGCGTATCAAAGGAGTTGAATGCCACAG TGACCGACTGCCGCCTTGGTCTGCAGTACGCTCTGCGCGAGATGCGCAATCTGAAGATGGCCGATCCAAACAATCAATGTACAATGGGCCACAAGTACTTGCACCACATGTCGGAGATCTATAAGCAGGTGAAGCCGAACGCCCAGCTAACAGTCCGCACGCCACAGCAGCTCAACCAGTTAAACAAATCGCTTGCGAAGAACACTGAGGAAGTTAAACCGCTGGAGTTCCTGCCTGAGATCAATTTGTCCACCTGCAGTCCGGATCTCGTGGTGAAGAACTGGTCATACGCCGTCGGTAACTTGTCGACGGCCAGTCAGGATGCACTGCTTGGCAAGATGACGCAGCTGTTCTCTAAATACGCCAAGAAGGCAAATCCGCCACCGCCTTAG